A region of Lemur catta isolate mLemCat1 chromosome 22, mLemCat1.pri, whole genome shotgun sequence DNA encodes the following proteins:
- the GINS4 gene encoding DNA replication complex GINS protein SLD5 isoform X1, with protein MTEELDLMGQDSDAGSEEVVLTPAELIERLEQAWMNEKFAPELLESKSEIVECVMEQLEHMEENLRRVKKEDLKVSIHRMEMERIRYVLSSYLRCRLTKIEKFFPHILEKEKTRPEGEPASLSPEEFAFAKEYMANTESYLKNVALKHMPPNLQKVDLLRSVPKPDLDSYVFLRVRERQENILVEPETDEQRDYVIDLEEGSQHLIRYKTIAPLVASGAVQLI; from the exons ATGACAGAGGAACTGGATCTCATGGGACAGGACTCTGATGCGGGGAGTGAGGAGGTGGTCCTAACTCCTGCAGAGCTCATTGAAAGGCTGGAGCAG GCCTGGATGAATGAAAAGTTTGCCCCGGAGCTGCTGGAGAGCAAGTCTGAGATTGTAGAATGCGTCATGGAACAGCTAGAGCATATG GAAGAAAATCTCAGAAGAGTTAAAAAGGAGGATCTGAAGGTCAGCATCCATCGGATGGAGATGGAGAGGATCCGCTATGTCCTCAGCAGCTACTTGCGGTGTAGACTCACGAAG ATAGAGAAGTTTTTCCCTCATATCCTTGAGAAGGAGAAAACACGCCCTGAGGGGGAACCTGCCAGCCTCTCTCCAGAAGAGTTTGCCTTCGCCAAAGA GTACATGGCTAACACGGAGAGCTACCTTAAAAATGTTGCCTTAAAGCATATGCCCCCTAACTTACAGAAGGTGGACCTCCTGAGGTCAG TTCCCAAACCAGATCTAGATTCCTATGTGTTTCTGAGAGTCAGAGAACGACAAGAAAACATACTGGTAGAACCAGAAACAGATGAGCAGAG gGACTATGTGATTGACCTGGAGGAGGGCTCGCAGCACTTGATCCGATACAAAACCATTGCACCTCTGGTTGCCTCTGGAGCTGTACAGCTAATTTGA
- the GINS4 gene encoding DNA replication complex GINS protein SLD5 isoform X2 yields the protein MTEELDLMGQDSDAGSEEVVLTPAELIERLEQAWMNEKFAPELLESKSEIVECVMEQLEHMIEKFFPHILEKEKTRPEGEPASLSPEEFAFAKEYMANTESYLKNVALKHMPPNLQKVDLLRSVPKPDLDSYVFLRVRERQENILVEPETDEQRDYVIDLEEGSQHLIRYKTIAPLVASGAVQLI from the exons ATGACAGAGGAACTGGATCTCATGGGACAGGACTCTGATGCGGGGAGTGAGGAGGTGGTCCTAACTCCTGCAGAGCTCATTGAAAGGCTGGAGCAG GCCTGGATGAATGAAAAGTTTGCCCCGGAGCTGCTGGAGAGCAAGTCTGAGATTGTAGAATGCGTCATGGAACAGCTAGAGCATATG ATAGAGAAGTTTTTCCCTCATATCCTTGAGAAGGAGAAAACACGCCCTGAGGGGGAACCTGCCAGCCTCTCTCCAGAAGAGTTTGCCTTCGCCAAAGA GTACATGGCTAACACGGAGAGCTACCTTAAAAATGTTGCCTTAAAGCATATGCCCCCTAACTTACAGAAGGTGGACCTCCTGAGGTCAG TTCCCAAACCAGATCTAGATTCCTATGTGTTTCTGAGAGTCAGAGAACGACAAGAAAACATACTGGTAGAACCAGAAACAGATGAGCAGAG gGACTATGTGATTGACCTGGAGGAGGGCTCGCAGCACTTGATCCGATACAAAACCATTGCACCTCTGGTTGCCTCTGGAGCTGTACAGCTAATTTGA